A part of Pectinatus sottacetonis genomic DNA contains:
- the rseP gene encoding RIP metalloprotease RseP has protein sequence MSFSITMILAIVIVFGILVLVHELGHFITAKLTGMRVDEFAIGFGPKLAGFKYGETLYSIRAIPLGGFNKIAGMEPDDKSAGDRAYWAKPVWQRMIVIVAGAAMNILLAYVLIAAILFTSGIQTPVKEAALGGVIDQKPAAMAGLKKGDIIIAINGEKIATWQQFAAKIKVSDGKVLQVQYLRDGKKAMTNLIPEYDKTAKQAMAGVVAATTHTPVSFASSLVLAAKQVVYITYTMIAAIFGMIMGTVHADLAGPIGVATIIGQAAEIGIQSVLNIMILLSINLGIINLLPIPALDGGHFFTLFIEALRGRPLSPELMRRSQFVGFALLLILMFFATAQDFSRLFG, from the coding sequence ATGAGTTTTAGTATAACAATGATACTGGCTATTGTGATTGTATTTGGCATATTGGTTTTAGTACATGAACTGGGACATTTTATCACGGCAAAGCTCACTGGTATGCGGGTAGATGAATTCGCAATAGGCTTTGGACCTAAACTAGCTGGTTTTAAATATGGGGAAACATTGTACTCCATCAGGGCTATTCCTTTAGGTGGGTTTAACAAAATTGCAGGCATGGAACCTGATGATAAAAGTGCTGGAGATAGAGCTTATTGGGCAAAACCTGTATGGCAGAGAATGATTGTTATCGTTGCCGGGGCAGCAATGAATATTTTATTGGCCTATGTACTTATAGCAGCTATTTTATTTACTTCTGGTATACAGACACCGGTAAAAGAAGCAGCATTAGGCGGAGTTATTGATCAGAAACCAGCAGCTATGGCCGGACTCAAAAAGGGAGATATAATAATTGCTATTAATGGAGAAAAAATTGCTACATGGCAGCAATTTGCGGCTAAAATAAAGGTTTCTGATGGAAAGGTTTTGCAAGTGCAATATCTGCGCGATGGAAAAAAAGCGATGACTAATTTGATTCCCGAATATGATAAGACTGCTAAACAGGCTATGGCTGGGGTAGTGGCAGCAACAACTCATACACCAGTAAGTTTTGCAAGTTCTTTGGTATTAGCAGCAAAACAGGTTGTTTATATCACATATACGATGATTGCTGCCATATTTGGCATGATTATGGGGACAGTACATGCTGATTTGGCTGGACCGATAGGGGTGGCGACAATTATTGGACAGGCTGCTGAAATAGGTATTCAGTCAGTACTTAATATTATGATTTTATTGAGTATAAATTTAGGGATAATCAATCTTTTGCCGATACCGGCACTTGATGGAGGGCATTTCTTTACCTTATTTATCGAAGCCTTGCGTGGCAGGCCTTTAAGTCCTGAACTTATGAGAAGGTCACAATTTGTGGGATTTGCCTTGTTGCTTATATTGATGTTTTTTGCAACAGCACAGGATTTTTCTCGTTTATTTGGCTGA
- a CDS encoding ferredoxin domain-containing protein: protein MKGRKIIMLIVSNEAEEKAVLCIADKMCIAARTAPKTRGIDHVLTCIATDDEKTKLAVEMERLGKENNLEFFQRDAKCIYESTAVVLLGTRLSVRGLNEICGYCNFKNCQEVLSNGALCAYDPMDLGIAIGSACAVAADSRVDNRVMFSVGRAAMALKFLGGTARQVVGIALAVKGKSPFFDRK from the coding sequence ATGAAGGGAAGAAAAATAATAATGCTTATCGTAAGTAATGAGGCAGAAGAAAAAGCTGTGTTATGCATAGCTGATAAGATGTGCATAGCTGCGCGTACTGCGCCAAAAACCAGGGGAATAGACCATGTTTTGACATGTATAGCTACAGATGATGAAAAAACCAAGTTAGCAGTTGAAATGGAACGATTAGGCAAGGAAAATAATTTAGAGTTTTTCCAGCGTGATGCTAAATGTATTTACGAATCTACAGCTGTTGTATTATTAGGAACACGGCTAAGTGTACGTGGCCTTAATGAGATATGCGGCTATTGTAATTTTAAAAATTGTCAGGAAGTGCTATCCAATGGGGCTCTTTGTGCATATGATCCCATGGATCTTGGTATTGCGATAGGGTCTGCCTGCGCCGTAGCTGCTGATAGCAGAGTTGATAATCGGGTGATGTTTTCTGTGGGCCGGGCAGCTATGGCATTAAAATTTCTGGGAGGGACAGCAAGACAAGTAGTGGGAATTGCTTTGGCTGTAAAAGGAAAATCACCATTTTTTGATCGAAAATAA
- the addB gene encoding helicase-exonuclease AddAB subunit AddB: MLEFILGKTGTGKTSRCLSDITKRLEQSAEGTPLLLILPEHMTFKIERRLAILMNKRGGFSRAYVFGFRRLCRYILNRNGGAVNTHITEIGKKLLLSRVILENKKELTSFAKAANQRNFTSSLCQIIEELKTYGITVNDLEKAGKATSDETLSQKLNDIALLYNEFNKTTQDRYNDNEDLLSITAIKIQSASWLEKCEIWVDGFIFFNPQELTILKALFHKASHIHLSLCIDDVKNHFNNNETALFHRQYHTFKEITELCKQLNIGIKYTYLTTPYRFLSPAQKAIENNMFIFPLQKAKKADGIIIAEAANHRLEVEAAAIDIIRLCREEAYSYNDIGIIIRDNSYANILQAVLHDYQIPFFSDNKRLFIHHPLAELLRSCMEAINTWQYEPLMRCFKTDFFPVTRDEIDLLENYVLEFGIKGKKHWLDKKPWQYFHQSFSQDLSIDDTAYLDKINDIRYRLIKPLAKLAEEIKNAADVRETTTALYNFLITLAIPKKLSLWQDTAEKAGNLALAKEQQQIWHDTIDLFDQIVETCGIDKLSLKEYAKILNDGLESLQIALIPPGLDYVTIASFDQNSLENKDAIYILGANEGIMPRRIKSEGLLTDSDRFYLQESGIKLSGGSSDDNFFENFLLYKAFTLSRKYTWVSYSLSDSEGGALNRSSLIDRLHYILPLKQEQTISILLENYTSENEKRRVVTPRRCISYLTTALRQYREKNTIAPFWFDVYNWLLAHDNFQTSLHTALTGLFAKAPDTTLSPALAACLYTKDHCLNGSVTRFEQFHNCPFKHFSHYALNLSERIEFSFSAPDRGILLHETMHCFGEILLKQNRHWNEISPAECHDLCRQIIDELAPKLQNQILLSNKQYEHLTTRIRKTAEQALERLCSFACHSEFFPIAMEKPFGSNNGGLPPLIYNLNNGYKINITGQIDRIDSDKSGKYFLIIDYKSGNAYINLTEVYYGLKLQLLTYLLAVQNSATALELNTDPIPAGILYCFLKTSLLTFNKEMSDDQIKTELIKQMRMPGWLLLDPSVIKKIDDSASFIKVRFNKNGSINKLSRTYVKSEAEFNALLQYMDELITDTGKRILQGEASITPYKLKQKTACMFCPYIAFCRFDLSIPGYEYNKLIEKEDDVFMQQLIDKIQPDKM, from the coding sequence TTGCTCGAATTTATATTAGGAAAAACTGGTACCGGTAAAACAAGCCGCTGCCTCAGCGACATAACAAAACGCTTGGAACAATCAGCTGAGGGAACTCCTCTGCTATTGATCCTGCCAGAACATATGACCTTTAAAATAGAACGGCGGCTAGCTATTTTAATGAATAAACGCGGTGGATTTTCCCGCGCATATGTATTTGGCTTCCGCCGCTTATGCCGGTATATACTAAACCGTAATGGCGGTGCAGTCAATACCCACATAACAGAAATAGGCAAAAAATTACTGCTGTCACGTGTCATCCTGGAAAATAAAAAAGAGCTTACCAGCTTTGCTAAAGCCGCTAATCAGCGTAATTTCACTTCGTCCCTATGCCAAATCATAGAAGAATTAAAAACTTACGGAATTACCGTTAATGACTTGGAAAAAGCCGGAAAAGCAACCTCCGATGAAACTTTATCACAAAAATTGAATGACATTGCCCTACTATATAATGAATTCAATAAAACCACGCAGGACCGCTATAATGATAATGAAGATTTACTTTCAATAACCGCTATTAAAATTCAATCTGCATCATGGCTGGAAAAATGTGAAATTTGGGTAGATGGTTTTATATTTTTTAATCCACAAGAGCTCACTATATTAAAGGCACTTTTTCATAAAGCATCACATATCCATTTAAGTTTATGCATCGATGATGTGAAAAATCATTTCAATAATAACGAAACTGCACTATTTCACCGCCAATATCACACTTTTAAAGAAATAACTGAATTATGCAAACAACTTAATATAGGCATAAAATATACCTACCTGACTACACCATATCGTTTCTTATCACCAGCCCAAAAGGCAATTGAAAACAATATGTTCATTTTCCCTTTACAAAAAGCTAAAAAGGCTGATGGGATAATAATTGCTGAAGCCGCCAACCATCGCTTAGAAGTAGAGGCAGCAGCCATAGATATTATAAGATTATGCCGTGAAGAAGCCTATAGTTACAACGATATTGGTATAATCATCCGTGACAACTCTTATGCCAATATTCTGCAGGCTGTCTTACATGATTATCAGATACCATTTTTTAGTGATAACAAACGACTTTTTATCCATCATCCACTTGCTGAATTATTACGTTCCTGCATGGAAGCAATCAATACATGGCAGTATGAGCCATTAATGCGCTGCTTTAAAACAGATTTCTTCCCCGTAACACGTGATGAAATTGACCTACTGGAAAACTATGTACTTGAATTTGGTATAAAAGGAAAAAAGCACTGGCTGGATAAAAAGCCTTGGCAGTATTTTCATCAATCATTTTCCCAAGACTTATCTATAGATGATACAGCTTATCTTGATAAAATAAATGACATCCGTTACCGCCTTATAAAACCACTTGCCAAATTAGCAGAAGAAATAAAAAATGCTGCTGACGTCCGTGAAACTACAACAGCTCTGTATAATTTCCTAATTACACTGGCAATACCGAAAAAACTTTCTTTATGGCAGGACACAGCTGAAAAAGCTGGCAATCTGGCTTTAGCAAAAGAACAGCAGCAGATATGGCATGATACTATAGATCTATTTGACCAGATAGTAGAAACCTGCGGCATAGACAAACTATCTTTAAAGGAATACGCTAAAATATTAAATGATGGCTTGGAATCTCTGCAAATAGCCTTAATCCCTCCCGGCTTGGACTATGTCACTATCGCTTCCTTTGACCAAAACAGCCTAGAAAATAAAGATGCTATTTACATACTCGGAGCAAATGAAGGTATTATGCCCCGTCGGATAAAATCAGAAGGATTACTAACCGATTCCGACCGTTTTTATCTACAGGAATCAGGCATAAAACTATCTGGTGGCAGCAGTGATGATAATTTTTTTGAAAATTTTTTGTTATATAAAGCTTTTACCTTAAGCCGTAAATATACATGGGTATCATATTCACTATCAGATTCCGAGGGTGGTGCTTTAAATAGATCTTCTCTTATTGATCGACTGCACTATATTTTGCCATTAAAGCAAGAACAGACTATTTCCATTTTATTAGAAAATTATACCTCCGAAAACGAAAAACGGCGTGTAGTCACCCCGCGCCGTTGCATATCATATTTAACAACTGCCCTGCGGCAGTATCGTGAAAAAAACACTATAGCTCCATTTTGGTTTGACGTCTATAACTGGTTATTAGCACATGATAATTTTCAAACATCATTGCATACAGCTCTTACCGGACTATTTGCCAAAGCACCAGATACTACACTGTCACCGGCTTTAGCTGCCTGCCTGTATACTAAAGATCATTGTCTAAATGGCAGTGTTACTCGTTTTGAACAATTTCACAACTGCCCATTCAAACATTTTTCCCATTATGCTTTAAATCTTTCCGAACGTATAGAATTTAGTTTTTCTGCTCCTGATCGCGGCATTCTTCTACACGAAACAATGCACTGTTTTGGCGAAATATTATTAAAACAAAACCGCCATTGGAATGAAATATCACCAGCAGAATGCCATGACCTATGTCGCCAAATAATAGATGAACTGGCTCCAAAACTACAAAATCAAATATTATTGAGCAATAAACAGTACGAACATCTTACCACACGTATCCGCAAAACAGCGGAGCAAGCTTTAGAAAGACTTTGTTCTTTCGCCTGTCACAGTGAATTTTTCCCTATTGCTATGGAAAAACCCTTTGGCTCTAATAATGGCGGTCTACCACCGCTAATATACAATTTAAATAATGGCTATAAAATAAATATTACCGGGCAGATAGACCGCATTGATTCCGATAAAAGCGGCAAATATTTTCTCATAATTGATTATAAATCAGGTAATGCTTATATTAACCTGACAGAAGTATACTATGGCTTAAAACTTCAACTGCTTACCTATTTGCTTGCTGTTCAAAATTCAGCGACAGCACTTGAGCTTAATACTGATCCTATTCCAGCCGGAATATTATACTGTTTTCTAAAAACCTCCCTTCTGACTTTTAACAAAGAAATGAGCGATGACCAAATAAAAACTGAATTGATAAAGCAAATGCGCATGCCTGGCTGGTTATTACTAGATCCATCTGTCATAAAAAAAATAGATGACTCTGCTTCTTTTATAAAAGTCCGATTTAATAAAAATGGTTCCATAAATAAATTAAGCCGCACCTATGTAAAAAGTGAAGCTGAATTCAATGCCTTACTTCAATATATGGATGAACTTATTACAGATACCGGTAAGCGTATTCTCCAGGGAGAAGCATCTATCACGCCTTATAAATTAAAACAAAAAACAGCCTGTATGTTTTGTCCTTATATTGCCTTCTGCCGCTTTGACTTATCTATACCCGGTTATGAATATAATAAACTCATTGAAAAGGAAGATGATGTGTTTATGCAGCAGCTCATAGATAAAATACAGCCAGACAAAATGTAA
- a CDS encoding 1-deoxy-D-xylulose-5-phosphate reductoisomerase, with translation MKKISILGSTGSIGTQTLSVVRQHKDLFKVEAIAANNNDELLEKQINEFQPKLAVLYNKDAADRLQTRYTGKTKILSQDAGLIAAAVFDDVDTVVTSLMGFAGLRPTMAAIKAGKNIALANKETLVVAGELIMAMAKENKVSILPVDSEHCAIFQCLQGNDKNRVNKLLLTASGGPFRGKKEIDLENVQVNQCLAHPTWSMGKKITIDSASLVNKGLEIIEAHWLYDMPYDKIQVVVHPQSIVHSMVEYIDGTVMAQLGSTDMRLPIQYALTYPHRMESAAKRLDFWNMVQLTFERPDTQTFKGIDLAYEAGRIGGTMPCAMNAANEVAVEAFLHNRIKFLDIYSIIEKTMQAHKVIKDMVPEVFFSVDASARNFACKIINSI, from the coding sequence ATGAAAAAGATTTCTATATTGGGCTCTACAGGATCGATCGGAACCCAGACTTTATCAGTAGTTAGACAACATAAAGATTTATTTAAAGTGGAAGCAATTGCGGCGAACAATAATGATGAACTTCTGGAAAAACAAATAAATGAATTTCAGCCTAAGCTCGCTGTTTTATATAATAAAGATGCAGCAGATCGTTTACAGACCCGTTATACGGGAAAAACAAAAATATTATCGCAGGATGCTGGACTTATAGCTGCGGCTGTTTTTGATGATGTAGATACTGTAGTTACATCACTTATGGGATTCGCCGGACTGCGGCCGACCATGGCAGCAATTAAGGCAGGGAAAAATATTGCGCTGGCAAATAAGGAAACATTAGTTGTAGCCGGTGAATTAATAATGGCAATGGCTAAGGAGAATAAAGTGTCAATATTACCTGTTGACAGTGAACATTGTGCTATTTTTCAATGTCTGCAGGGAAATGACAAAAACAGGGTCAATAAATTATTATTAACAGCTTCGGGTGGACCATTCCGTGGCAAAAAAGAAATAGATTTAGAAAATGTGCAGGTAAACCAGTGTCTGGCACATCCCACATGGTCGATGGGGAAAAAAATAACTATTGACAGTGCTTCACTTGTTAATAAAGGCTTAGAAATAATTGAAGCCCACTGGCTTTATGACATGCCTTATGATAAAATTCAGGTAGTAGTTCACCCGCAGAGTATTGTTCATTCAATGGTGGAGTATATTGATGGTACGGTTATGGCCCAGCTGGGCTCTACTGATATGCGCCTGCCTATTCAATATGCCCTTACTTATCCCCATCGTATGGAGTCAGCAGCTAAACGGCTTGATTTCTGGAATATGGTTCAGCTGACTTTTGAAAGACCAGACACACAGACTTTTAAGGGAATAGATCTTGCTTATGAGGCTGGACGGATCGGTGGAACAATGCCGTGTGCGATGAATGCTGCTAATGAAGTTGCTGTTGAAGCCTTTTTACATAATAGAATAAAGTTTCTTGATATTTATTCTATTATAGAGAAAACAATGCAGGCTCACAAAGTTATCAAAGATATGGTACCTGAAGTGTTTTTTTCGGTAGATGCCAGTGCCCGTAATTTTGCTTGTAAAATAATAAATAGTATTTGA
- a CDS encoding proline--tRNA ligase produces MYASKLYAPTLREVPAEAEIPSHQLMLRAGFIRKAAGGVYTYLPLAWRTLRKIEAIIREEMDAADGQEIAMPIMQPSELWKESGRWEVFGEEMFKFNDRHGREFCLGPTHEEIITDLVRNEVRSYKQLPLLLYQIQNKYRDEIRPRFGLMRGREFIMKDLYSFDKDEAGLDVSYKKMYDAYTKIFTRCGLTFRPVEADSGAIGGSNTHEFTALADTGESEIAVCTKCDYAANIEKAELAVINAPAETELPLQKIATPDKKTIKAVIDQLGLPIEKTIKAVAFEDEKNRLICAFVRGDHEVNEVKLQNAVGAVELRMADEQVILAAGGVPGFMSPIGLNRKKAVVVVDCTVMAMKNTCCGANEVDQHYINADPQRDFGDVLVKDIRLIKEGDPCPHCGAPVKITRGIEIGQVFKLGIKYSQALHAGFLDENGREKPLVMGCYGIGVSRTMAAAIEQSHDDNGIIWPKAIAPYEVVIVPVNAKDSAQMELAEIIYGVMRKNKIDVLLDDRKERAGVKFKDADLIGYPIRITIGPKAVKEDIIEVKVRKTGELFNFSKTDYEEKLKQILQKL; encoded by the coding sequence TTGTATGCATCAAAGCTTTATGCACCTACTTTGAGGGAAGTGCCAGCGGAAGCAGAAATACCAAGTCATCAGTTAATGCTCAGAGCTGGATTTATAAGGAAAGCAGCAGGCGGGGTATATACATATTTACCGCTTGCATGGAGAACTCTGCGTAAGATTGAGGCAATAATACGTGAAGAAATGGACGCGGCAGATGGACAAGAAATAGCGATGCCTATAATGCAGCCGTCAGAGTTATGGAAGGAATCAGGCCGCTGGGAAGTTTTTGGTGAAGAGATGTTTAAGTTTAATGACCGTCATGGCCGTGAGTTTTGTCTTGGTCCTACACATGAAGAGATAATTACTGATTTAGTAAGGAATGAAGTGCGTTCATATAAACAGCTGCCATTACTACTCTATCAGATCCAGAATAAATATCGTGACGAAATAAGGCCGCGCTTTGGACTTATGCGCGGGCGGGAATTTATTATGAAGGATCTGTATTCATTTGATAAGGATGAAGCAGGTCTTGATGTATCTTATAAAAAAATGTATGATGCTTATACAAAAATTTTTACTCGCTGTGGGCTTACTTTTCGACCTGTAGAGGCAGATAGTGGGGCAATCGGTGGCAGTAATACCCATGAGTTTACAGCTTTGGCAGATACCGGAGAATCCGAGATTGCTGTATGTACTAAATGTGATTATGCAGCAAATATAGAAAAAGCTGAACTGGCAGTTATTAATGCACCTGCTGAAACAGAACTTCCATTACAGAAAATTGCTACACCTGATAAAAAAACAATTAAGGCTGTAATTGATCAGCTTGGATTGCCGATTGAGAAAACAATTAAAGCTGTTGCTTTTGAAGATGAAAAAAATAGGTTAATATGTGCTTTTGTCAGAGGTGATCATGAGGTAAATGAAGTAAAACTCCAAAATGCCGTAGGTGCTGTAGAATTGAGAATGGCTGATGAACAAGTTATTTTGGCTGCTGGAGGAGTCCCTGGTTTTATGAGTCCCATAGGGTTAAATAGAAAAAAAGCTGTCGTTGTTGTTGATTGTACAGTAATGGCAATGAAGAATACCTGCTGCGGCGCAAATGAAGTAGATCAGCATTATATTAATGCTGATCCGCAGCGCGATTTTGGTGATGTGTTGGTGAAGGATATTCGTTTGATAAAGGAAGGCGATCCCTGTCCTCACTGTGGTGCGCCGGTAAAAATAACACGCGGTATAGAAATTGGGCAGGTATTTAAGCTGGGAATAAAGTATTCTCAGGCTCTCCATGCCGGGTTCCTTGATGAAAATGGCAGAGAAAAACCTTTAGTCATGGGTTGTTATGGTATAGGTGTAAGCCGGACAATGGCAGCAGCTATTGAACAGTCGCATGATGACAATGGAATAATATGGCCTAAGGCAATAGCACCTTATGAAGTGGTAATTGTGCCAGTCAATGCAAAAGACTCGGCTCAGATGGAATTAGCTGAAATAATATATGGTGTGATGCGTAAAAATAAAATTGATGTATTATTGGATGATCGCAAGGAACGGGCTGGTGTAAAATTTAAGGATGCAGATCTTATTGGTTATCCTATTCGGATTACAATCGGACCAAAGGCTGTTAAAGAAGATATTATTGAAGTAAAAGTACGTAAGACGGGTGAGCTTTTTAACTTTTCTAAGACCGATTATGAAGAAAAGCTCAAGCAAATACTGCAGAAACTTTGA
- a CDS encoding GGDEF domain-containing protein, which produces MKENKELKLILQNKLITPVYQPIVNLKTGEIFAYEALSRGPRGSRLASPDKLFSLAEKEKCSWQLDYLCRSMAIKNVADILGERKLFLNVDAKILYDKKFHQGSTAKLLRRFSLNTSNIVFEISEKTTIDDYEAFCAVLNNYKCQNYKIAIDDVGSGYSGLNLLAQLSPHFVKIDIGLVKDIDKNYIRKSIVKALTSFAHAANIKIIAEGIERKEELEVLIDLGIDFGQGFFLGKPHPCLQLLEKHIKKCICNAYKEKENFRMNTLLNMTIGEIASRQTTFSSDTPGHVILDYLHSMQEPLDIIIVDNGEPVGIVNHNIFYQQLATTYGISLYSNRPIKLLMHKQPLLVDYRASIEEASSQALSRENKHTYDSLIIVKDNVYYGTVTIKKLLEVTTKLELNRARHANPLTGLPGNNVIEWTMAHHLNSCRPFAVVYIDIDNFKVYNDIYGFEAGDSVLIAAAKLLHQVLSKQISKFFLGHIGGDDFIAFIPIDKIKEICELIIEEFDVQTKNFYSAEHRKQKFIIARNRKGKTEKFPLMTVSLAVLKIIDKKGLTSTILASKAAAVKKECKALSRSSYIVSECSGKNLLDN; this is translated from the coding sequence TTGAAGGAAAATAAGGAATTGAAATTGATTTTGCAAAATAAACTTATCACACCCGTATATCAGCCTATTGTTAATTTGAAGACGGGAGAAATTTTTGCTTATGAAGCTTTGAGCCGGGGACCACGGGGAAGCCGGCTGGCCAGTCCCGATAAACTTTTTTCTTTGGCTGAAAAAGAAAAATGTTCATGGCAGCTTGACTATTTATGCCGTAGTATGGCAATTAAGAATGTGGCGGATATACTCGGGGAACGTAAATTATTTTTAAATGTTGATGCTAAAATTTTATATGACAAAAAATTTCATCAGGGATCAACGGCTAAGCTTCTGCGCCGATTCAGTCTTAATACATCTAATATAGTTTTTGAAATAAGTGAGAAGACAACAATAGACGATTATGAGGCATTTTGTGCGGTGCTTAATAATTATAAGTGTCAAAATTATAAAATTGCTATAGATGATGTCGGCTCAGGCTATAGCGGACTTAATCTGCTGGCTCAATTATCACCCCATTTTGTAAAAATAGATATAGGATTGGTAAAGGATATTGATAAAAATTATATAAGAAAATCCATAGTAAAAGCTTTAACGAGTTTTGCCCATGCAGCAAATATAAAGATCATAGCAGAAGGTATCGAAAGAAAAGAAGAGCTGGAAGTTTTGATAGATCTAGGTATTGATTTTGGACAAGGCTTTTTTTTAGGAAAACCTCATCCTTGTTTACAACTACTGGAAAAACACATAAAAAAATGTATTTGTAATGCCTATAAGGAAAAAGAGAATTTCCGTATGAATACACTGCTTAATATGACGATAGGGGAAATTGCTTCACGCCAAACGACTTTTTCGTCGGATACTCCTGGACATGTGATTTTAGATTATCTTCATTCCATGCAAGAACCATTGGATATTATCATTGTGGATAATGGCGAGCCGGTGGGAATTGTAAATCATAACATTTTTTATCAACAACTTGCTACTACGTATGGAATTTCTCTTTATAGCAATAGACCAATTAAATTGTTGATGCACAAACAGCCCCTTTTGGTAGATTATCGGGCATCTATTGAAGAAGCTTCATCACAGGCCCTTAGCAGAGAAAATAAGCACACCTATGATTCATTGATTATAGTTAAAGATAATGTTTATTATGGAACGGTGACGATAAAAAAGCTTTTAGAAGTGACAACTAAACTGGAGCTTAATCGAGCTCGTCACGCTAATCCGCTTACTGGGTTGCCGGGGAATAATGTTATAGAATGGACTATGGCACACCATCTTAACAGTTGCCGGCCCTTTGCCGTAGTATATATAGATATAGATAATTTCAAAGTATATAATGATATTTATGGATTTGAGGCAGGCGACAGTGTGCTTATTGCGGCAGCTAAATTGCTGCATCAGGTCCTGTCTAAGCAAATAAGTAAGTTCTTTTTGGGACATATCGGCGGAGATGATTTTATTGCCTTTATTCCCATTGATAAAATTAAAGAAATATGCGAATTGATTATAGAAGAATTTGATGTGCAGACTAAAAATTTTTATTCTGCTGAACATCGTAAACAAAAATTTATTATTGCTAGGAACCGCAAGGGTAAAACAGAAAAATTTCCTTTGATGACGGTATCACTGGCAGTTCTTAAAATTATAGATAAAAAGGGGTTGACATCAACTATATTGGCTTCCAAGGCAGCTGCGGTGAAAAAGGAGTGTAAAGCGCTGTCAAGAAGCAGTTATATAGTTAGTGAATGCAGTGGTAAAAATTTATTGGATAATTAA
- the ispG gene encoding flavodoxin-dependent (E)-4-hydroxy-3-methylbut-2-enyl-diphosphate synthase, which produces MKRKKTRQIHIGRIKIGGDAPVSVQSMTNTKTEDTKSTVEQIKRLLDADCDIVRVAVPNMEAAVNISNIKEKIEVPLVADIHFDYRLALTAIEHGIDALRINPGNIGDEDRVKKVVYAAKKKNIPIRIGVNAGSLNKRILSKYGKVTPEALVESAMEHVHILEKLDFHDIKISLKAHDVPLTIDAYRLMSDTVDYPLHLGITEAGTVNTGIIKSAVGIGALLAEGIGDTFRISLTGDPVNEVKTANEILKALGLREYGPTLVSCPTCGRCNINLAEIAGKVENKLTTIKKPITVAVMGCVVNGPGEAKDADVGIAGGKGEGLLFRKGRVIKKVPEDNLLEALFTEIDRIK; this is translated from the coding sequence ATGAAACGGAAAAAAACACGTCAGATTCATATTGGCAGGATAAAAATTGGCGGTGATGCTCCTGTTTCAGTGCAATCGATGACGAATACTAAAACTGAGGATACTAAGTCTACCGTAGAACAGATAAAAAGACTGCTTGATGCAGACTGTGATATTGTCCGTGTGGCTGTCCCCAATATGGAAGCAGCAGTGAATATAAGTAATATAAAGGAAAAAATTGAAGTGCCGCTGGTAGCTGATATCCATTTTGATTATCGGCTGGCATTAACAGCAATTGAACATGGAATCGATGCACTGCGTATCAATCCGGGGAATATTGGTGATGAAGATCGGGTAAAAAAAGTGGTTTATGCTGCTAAGAAGAAGAATATTCCTATTCGTATAGGGGTGAATGCTGGATCACTTAATAAGAGAATCTTATCTAAATATGGTAAAGTTACGCCTGAAGCTTTGGTAGAAAGTGCCATGGAACATGTGCATATTTTGGAAAAGTTGGATTTTCATGATATAAAGATTTCTTTAAAGGCTCATGATGTACCACTTACAATTGATGCATATCGTCTTATGAGTGATACAGTGGATTATCCGCTTCATTTGGGTATAACGGAAGCAGGTACAGTAAATACAGGAATTATAAAGTCTGCTGTGGGCATAGGGGCTTTACTGGCTGAAGGTATTGGTGATACCTTTAGGATATCGCTTACAGGTGATCCAGTTAATGAAGTAAAAACAGCCAATGAGATTTTAAAGGCACTGGGTTTGAGGGAATATGGGCCGACTTTAGTGTCATGCCCGACCTGTGGACGGTGTAATATAAATTTAGCTGAAATTGCCGGGAAAGTGGAAAATAAATTAACCACTATAAAAAAACCTATTACAGTCGCTGTTATGGGTTGTGTGGTAAATGGACCAGGAGAAGCTAAGGATGCAGATGTCGGTATTGCCGGTGGTAAAGGTGAGGGACTGCTTTTCCGTAAAGGTAGGGTCATAAAAAAAGTACCGGAAGATAATTTGTTGGAAGCATTATTTACGGAAATTGACAGAATAAAATAA